AAGATGAATCAGTGTGATGGATACATTGTTCTTCTCTCCAAGGGTGCAACCTTTATCCAGCATGCTGCAACTGACCACTACTTCAACACCCCCTACGATGGACCTGACGACCACCCCCCACACTACTGGAATTACCGAGCCAAATTTGTTATTGTCCTCGTGTCTGATAATAATGTCCCACTCCCAGTTGACATAGCCAGCTTGTATAACTTTAAGAAAACAGAAAACCTACTCATATTGCAAAAAAGCGGAGCTCATGTGCTCGTTTGGACAAACATCCTTTATTCAGAACATTCTGTCATCACTCTGGCTGATACCTGGAGGGGCGGTGCTTTCATTAGAGGCACAGAACTCTTCCCGAACAAACTGAAGAACTTAAAAGGAGCGATCATCAAAGTGGGTACGTTCGAGCATGCCCCAAGTGTCACCTACCAACGCGACGCTGACGGACAAATCCTTAAGCGAATGGGGGTGGACATGGGGGTAGTGCTTGCGCTTGCTCAGGCGAAAACCTTTCGAATCGAATTCGTCGAGGTCAGCTCTTCGGAGAAGTGGGGCACAAAGTACAGGAATGGCACTTGGGACGGCCTCATGAACAAAGTTCTCTACGAACACGTCGACATTGGGATCTGCAACGTCTTCACTGACCATTTCCGCTGGATGGAAGTTGATTTCTCTTACCCTTACAattttatgcctgcttgctttgTGGCTCCATCCCCCAAACCTGTCATTAATTGGCAGTCTCCGTTGCTCCCTTTTGCTTGGGACACCTGGATATCCATAGGAATATCTCTTCTCGTGTGTGGAGCATTAGTCTATTTGGTGGCCTCCTTCAGCCACAGCCCAGAAGCGAGAGATTTCCAGAGCCTGTCATATAATTACCTTTACATTGTTGGTGCATTCACTGTGCACCCTCTAACACTGGGCCCTCGTTTCCCGCCTTCCCGCTTGCTTCTTGGGTTCATTTGGTTATTCAGTCTCATTATATCCACAGGATATTCAGCCAACCTGGTGGCTTTTCTCTCCGTCGTAAGAATGTCCCAGCCCATAGATACCATCGAACAGCTGGTGTCCAGCGGCTTGCGAATTGGAGGGCACTCGTTCTGGAAAACGCAGTTTTCAGCTGCACCAGAGCAAGCTGTTCTTGATCTGGTGGACAAGCTGGAGTCAGATGTGGATTTTTTCACCGTTTTCAACGATGTCGAGAAAGGTAAGTTTGGTTTTGTGGAGAATCAAGAGTTTCTCCAACTGCAGCAGGGTTCCCGATTTACGTATGGAGGGATAGCAACGATACGTCTAGGACGGCAGTGTCTTATCAACTTCAACATAGCCATGATCCTCCCTAGAAAGTCTCCTTTAACCAACAGCTTCAACACTGACCTGCTACGTATCTACGAATCCGGAATTATGAAGAAATGGCAGGAGGAGGTAGTTGTGTTCTTTCGCCAACAGTATCTAAGTAAATTACTAAGAGCTCCATCAGACTCTAGAAGCAAACCCATCGGTCTGGGGCAACTCCAAGGAATTTTCTATTTCGTGGGAATCTCTTCTGTGCTTGGATTTTTTATCCTGATTGCCGAGAACATTATGAAAACAACGCCGTCTGGTCCATCTCCATGATTCCTAGAAAAATCACTCTAGGAATTTAGATTGATTTTGGTTTtgaatactgaaataaaaatcaatgtgTTGAGAAAGTGTTAATGTCGCAATAAAAAGCTATGAACTCATGGTTTTGTGTAAATTTGCTTAAATGCCATCCAAAACGAAAAACAAGACCGTAGCATTGTTACAATTATTAACTGGTCAGTTTCTAAATCTTGCATGGTTGGTGACCGCACTTCACAGCCCTGGTAATTTTCTTTAGTTATTGTTCCCTCATTTATTGAAGATTGCCCTCATTTATTGAAGATTGCCGAGAGACATCGTGCTGATATGCTCCAGAAATTCCTAAATAACTACCAAGCGCGACGAAGAGGTTAGAACACACCTGATGAGTGATGACTCGCCCTCTGTGGCCGGTAAAAAAGaccactaaaaaaagaaaaaaaaaagcacattaattTATGGTAGCCGGTAATCAAGTCTCAGAGGGAATAATTCATAGACTTCTTGGTGTGTCATTATTTTTACGATATTTacggtcttttgtttatgtttaaacggaaatccccaacgggcttgtactaggAGTGTCAGGCGGAAAGTAAAGTCTCAAAGTAAGCTAATATATTCGAGCGgatatattattatcaaatgtTCGTAATCTAATTCCATCTTATCTTGCCATTAATCTAATTGAGGTTATCGTGTAAAAGCAGAATATTATTGATAAATGCCTTATGCGTGGCATTAGATTACAAAACGATAATATAGTTCATTAGATAAGTTTTGAGAATATGGAACATATATTCTTAAatgattccatatttttttttaaactattattattatgaactgcAATGAGCTTCATTCGTGTGATAGCAAGTGCCAGAAAGTATTGTCTAATACTATTTGTTCACCCGGTCAGTAAggcttataaatattttttttttttagctaatagATAAGATGGAAATAAGAGACAGGGCAGTTAGCTAaataaccatggtagggaatagtttagaaagttagacagttttaagtattagtaagagtaatgtaaagtgtggtttatccacaattatatttgggtaagggtacaattttctaactaatattaacatactaaaataattattttacattatattaacatggtgaatcgtacagattacatatttcgaattttatttcttaatagtataaatacatttaataaagttccaattcCCTAATTTAAATTTCAGCGTGTCTAAAATGACCGTAGTCAGCTATATCATAAACTTCTACCTCAACCGTCACAGAAGTGGCTGattctgtatattttttcattctccttttctGCATAAACTTTGAATcaacaaaacagagagaaaagCTTTATGCTTTGTTGCATCCTCAGGTGCGCGCGCGGCTATAGCAAGTGATAAACAGGAATTCTTgtgcgagatagagagagagagagagagagagagagagagagagagaatctgcagtAACTGCTAAATTTTATGATGTAAAACGCCATATAGTACCAAAGtcaccccctccacccccatagcCACAGATGACCATCCCCATTCTGTGGCCAAGGCTCAGGAGTGAGCTGAGCTTTTAACTGCACTAGTACCACAGGAAAAACCTCGTTTCTGTTGCGTGCATTGTTTGCCCAGGCACGTAATTTTATCGTCTGAAGCTTATCATAACATGAATAACGTCGCCTCTTATCGCTTTACCACCACCtttctaatagaaaaaaaaaatcagttatccCAAGCCCAGCGGTACTGACAAACAGTATCCGCTGCAAAGCCAAGTCAGTCTAGCGCTGGATTTTGCTGCCACCGGGCGTTCGTGGCTATTTCGCCCTTCTATGGAGACACCTGCTATAGGCTGTGTGTGTATCGCCTCGTACTTCAAGTAAGTGATTTTCAGAGCATGGTGGTATGATCGAAAGCGGACGCGTATTGAATTTTGTTTCGAAATCAGCTGAAAATCCGTGGAAAAAATGCGAGTAACGGAAACGCCGATCAAGTACATTTCAGACGGTGGTTTGCGTTTGTTTGTAGTACTACGTTCTGATATACTCATTGCTTGAAAGCTCGGGTATTTTTAGTGCAATATTCACACGCACGTCAAGCACGCGCGTGAAAGGTGGGGCTGCTGGGTCTTCGCGTGCTTCAGTTTGCATGTAGGAAAATATGTAAGCCAGTTCATGCAATGCATcaaaataaacgaaagaaaaatatcaacAGAGTGAGCCATTGCTGGTCTTGCAACTGATAAGCAACCCCATACTCGAGAATatgttgataatgatgatgagataATGCACGATAATCATGTtgtgggggatggggagggggggaccGACCACCTTGCTGGAGTTGAAATGTCATTGTGCCCTTTGTGGAAATAGGATCCTCGGATGAATCGGTAGTACAACTCTTGTTGAGTTCCCTGATGTCCTTAGTTCTATAGCAATATCTTCCTTCACGTCCCGAGGGAAGGTGGGCGGGGTCGGTCTTCTCTtatacatgaggtgcactgatattcataaaaagaaacttaaaacatTTTTTGTTATACGATGCTATGATTATAGAATATCAAACAGTGAATGTGGAATTTGCAATATAATCTAATACATCTGATGAATAcactatatttcttttattataataatggagGTACCGCGAGCGCTTCGAAGTGGTGCGGGACCTGGATAAGCCGTCAACAGGTAACAAGTAGAGTACCAAGTATATCTCCCATGTCGCAGCAAAGATAAGAGGTTGGCTTGTGGATAATATGCGTTCTTAAATTAAGCGATAGACGAATGGTAGATCGACGTATTGCAAATTCCAGTTGCAAACTTCATTCCATTATTCGTCAGTTTACAGATGAATCTCATATTATTCGTCAGTTTACAGGATGCTTGTCTGGGAGGAAATATACAGGCGAGATAGTGGCGGTTCACTAACGAGATAATGGTTGGCGGTTCTCAATCGAGTTGCAACTAAACTTTG
The DNA window shown above is from Macrobrachium nipponense isolate FS-2020 chromosome 30, ASM1510439v2, whole genome shotgun sequence and carries:
- the LOC135201995 gene encoding ionotropic receptor 21a-like — translated: MTRLAPVREAQITLFFFFFFSFFLDAGRTHPSGVSASLVESPVTTTSFEEDWYELNSTEGCDRGCAEEVADARGANRRRQSRHNDLASTRGTKGSRSKPQNQHILERRRRSNGMMVPANISVPNNGLLARNGPVAAVVNVYLRQCTLAIFYEEGLDLYALQLRKSIAHLPVKIYLITPETLLREDSWKMNQCDGYIVLLSKGATFIQHAATDHYFNTPYDGPDDHPPHYWNYRAKFVIVLVSDNNVPLPVDIASLYNFKKTENLLILQKSGAHVLVWTNILYSEHSVITLADTWRGGAFIRGTELFPNKLKNLKGAIIKVGTFEHAPSVTYQRDADGQILKRMGVDMGVVLALAQAKTFRIEFVEVSSSEKWGTKYRNGTWDGLMNKVLYEHVDIGICNVFTDHFRWMEVDFSYPYNFMPACFVAPSPKPVINWQSPLLPFAWDTWISIGISLLVCGALVYLVASFSHSPEARDFQSLSYNYLYIVGAFTVHPLTLGPRFPPSRLLLGFIWLFSLIISTGYSANLVAFLSVVRMSQPIDTIEQLVSSGLRIGGHSFWKTQFSAAPEQAVLDLVDKLESDVDFFTVFNDVEKGKFGFVENQEFLQLQQGSRFTYGGIATIRLGRQCLINFNIAMILPRKSPLTNSFNTDLLRIYESGIMKKWQEEVVVFFRQQYLSKLLRAPSDSRSKPIGLGQLQGIFYFVGISSVLGFFILIAENIMKTTPSGPSP